The following proteins are co-located in the bacterium genome:
- a CDS encoding type II toxin-antitoxin system HicB family antitoxin, translating to MLSNYTAKYTKIESGYMAQLVEWPEIVTEGKTLEETREMLKDALREMVAAYNQQDKEIPIGGALIEQVPVNI from the coding sequence ATGCTTAGCAACTATACAGCTAAATATACAAAAATAGAATCAGGCTATATGGCGCAATTAGTAGAATGGCCCGAAATAGTGACAGAAGGCAAAACTCTCGAAGAAACCCGAGAAATGCTCAAAGATGCTCTACGAGAAATGGTAGCCGCATACAACCAGCAAGACAAAGAAATTCCCATCGGCGGCGCCCTTATAGAACAAGTCCCCGTCAATATTTAG
- a CDS encoding type II toxin-antitoxin system HicA family toxin produces the protein MSVKRRDLIKYFQQNGFYLLREGKKHSIYTNNLKTIPIKRHRTIDRITANELCKQAALKPRF, from the coding sequence ATGTCAGTAAAACGTCGCGACCTTATCAAATATTTTCAACAAAACGGTTTCTATCTGCTACGTGAGGGGAAGAAACATTCCATTTATACCAACAATCTAAAAACAATCCCTATTAAAAGACACCGCACTATTGATAGAATTACAGCAAACGAATTATGCAAACAAGCTGCTCTCAAACCCCGATTCTAA